The Henckelia pumila isolate YLH828 chromosome 2, ASM3356847v2, whole genome shotgun sequence genome includes a window with the following:
- the LOC140877674 gene encoding auxin efflux carrier component 7-like: MISGHDLYVVLTAMVPLYVAMILAYGSVRWWKIFTPDQCSGINRFVAIFAVPLLSFHFISSNNIYAMNFKFIAADSLQKVIMLVVLTLWANFTKNGSLEWSITIFSLSTLPNTLVMGIPLLISMYGEYSGSLMVQVVVLQCIIWYTLLLFLFEYRGAKMLIMEQFPETAASIVSFKVESDVVSLDGQDFLETDAEIGNDGKLHVTVRKSNASRRSLGHGSFTGVTPRPSNLTGAEIYSLSSSRNPTPRASNFNHSDFYSMMGFGGRLSNFGNSDTGRLSNYNMGDMYSVQSSRGPTPRPSNFEENCAPGGLVSSPRFGHYPGKSVPGSYPAPNPEISSAVPKTGKTHQSQVQQQGNKPGHDAKELHMFVWSSSASPVSEGRGAGGLHVFGGQDFGASEQSGRSEHGAKEIKLLVSDNPQNGENKGVPPTGHFGGEDFSFNGGGGRDNDDREKDGPPGLSKLGGNSATELDPRTAGGGVKSLPPTSVMTRLILIMVWRKLIRNPNTYSSLIGLIWSLVSFRWGVQMPKIVAQSISILSDAGLGMAMFSLGLFMALQPKLIACGNTVASFAMAVRFLTGPAVMAVASIVVGLRGTLLHVAIVQAALPQGIVPFVFAKEYNVHPAILSTMVIFGMLIALPITLVYYILLGL, from the exons ATGATCAGCGGGCATGATCTCTACGTTGTTTTGACGGCCATGGTGCCGCTGTACGTGGCCATGATACTGGCCTACGGCTCGGTCCGGTGGTGGAAGATCTTCACGCCGGATCAGTGCTCCGGCATCAACCGATTCGTGGCGATTTTCGCCGTCCCGCTTCTCTCGTTCCACTTCATTTCCTCCAACAACATTTACGCGATGAACTTCAAGTTCATCGCTGCTGACTCTCTGCAGAAGGTCATCATGCTGGTGGTTCTTACCCTGTGGGCGAATTTCACCAAAAATGGCAGCTTGGAGTGGTCTATCACCATCTTCTCCCTCTCCACTCTCCCCAACACGCTGGTGATGGGGATTCCGTTGCTGATTTCCATGTACGGGGAGTATTCGGGAAGCCTCATGGTGCAGGTTGTGGTGCTCCAATGCATCATCTGGTACACTCTGCTGCTGTTCCTGTTCGAGTACCGCGGCGCCAAGATGCTGATTATGGAGCAGTTCCCTGAGACCGCAGCTTCCATTGTCTCCTTCAAGGTGGAATCCGATGTTGTCTCTTTGGACGGGCAAGATTTTCTTGAAACGGACGCCGAAATCGGGAACGATGGGAAGTTACATGTCACTGTGAGGAAATCGAACGCGTCGCGGCGTTCGCTCGGGCATGGCTCGTTCACTGGTGTGACTCCGAGGCCTTCGAATCTGACTGGAGCTGAGATTTATAGCCTGAGTTCTTCGAGGAATCCGACTCCGCGGGCTTCTAATTTTAATCATTCTGATTTCTACTCGATGATGGGATTCGGCGGGCGGCTGTCGAATTTCGGGAACTCGGACACGGGGAGATTGTCGAACTATAACATGGGTGATATGTACTCTGTTCAGTCCTCCAGGGGGCCGACTCCGCGGCCGTCGAATTTCGAAGAAAACTGTGCTCCGGGGGGTCTAGTTAGTTCCCCGAGATTCGGACACTATCCGGGGAAGAGTGTTCCTGGTTCTTATCCTGCTCCTAACCCGGAGATTTCCTCCGCCGTCCCGAAAACGGGGAAAACCCATCAGTCCCAGGTCCAGCAACAGGGGAATAAACCAGGCCACGACGCGAAAGAGCTTCACATGTTCGTGTGGAGCTCTAGCGCTTCGCCTGTGTCCGAAGGCCGCGGAGCAGGCGGCTTGCACGTGTTCGGAGGGCAGGATTTCGGTGCTTCCGAGCAGTCCGGGAGATCTGAACACGGAGCCAAGGAAATCAAGCTGTTGGTCTCCGATAACCCTCAAAATGGGGAGAATAAAG GCGTCCCTCCAACCGGGCACTTTGGTGGGGAAGACTTCAGCTTCAACGGCGGAGGAGGCAGAGACAATGACGACAGAGAGAAAGACGGTCCCCCGGGGCTTTCGAAACTCGGGGGCAACTCCGCCACCGAGCTCGACCCGAGAACCGCCGGAGGAGGCGTGAAATCTCTCCCCCCGACAAGTGTCATGACTCGCCTAATCTTGATCATGGTTTGGCGTAAACTTATCCGCAACCCCAACACATATTCCAGCCTCATTGGTCTCATCTGGTCCCTCGTCTCCTTCAG GTGGGGCGTGCAAATGCCTAAAATCGTAGCGCAGTCTATCTCCATTCTCTCTGATGCCGGCCTCGGAATGGCTATGTTTAGCTTAG GTTTGTTTATGGCCCTCCAGCCGAAGCTGATCGCGTGCGGGAACACGGTGGCGTCCTTCGCCATGGCGGTGAGATTCCTCACCGGCCCGGCGGTAATGGCGGTGGCCTCCATAGTGGTTGGTCTTCGTGGTACCCTCCTCCATGTCGCAATCGTGCAG GCTGCACTCCCACAAGGGATTGTTCCATTTGTGTTTGCCAAAGAATACAATGTCCATCCAGCTATACTTAGCACTAT GGTTATTTTCGGAATGTTGATCGCGTTACCGATCACTCTGGTCTACTACATACTGCTTGGATTGTGA